From one Rattus norvegicus strain BN/NHsdMcwi chromosome 7, GRCr8, whole genome shotgun sequence genomic stretch:
- the Gtsf2 gene encoding uncharacterized protein LOC500938 — MELESIELCPYDPNHRIPASRLQYHLASCKKKNPKIAKKMANCKYNACHVVPIKRLKEHEANCINRTAVDDEPLNLQKITQPSFEENENLCSAGSQFTDPDVWNVDHMNHFPSFVLETFAPKTLVCESDSRDLQEAMSDKHPNSSKSWGRGQKN; from the exons ATGGAGTTGGAATCTATAGAGCTCTGTCCATATGATCCAAACCACAGGATACCTGCCAGCAGGTTACAGTACCATCTGGCATCATGCAAAAAG AAAAATCCAAAGATAGCAAAAAAGATGGCTAACTGCAAATACAATGCCTGTCATGTGGTCCCAATCAAAAGGCTGAAGGAACACGAGGCCAACTGTATCAACAGGACTGCAGTCGATGATG AGCCACTTAATCTTCAAAAGATTACTCAGCCAAgctttgaagaaaatgaaaacctctgcagtgctgggagtCAGTTTACTGACCCTGATGTCTGGAACGTGG ATCACATGAATCATTTTCCTTCATTTGTTCTTGAGACTTTTGCTCCAAAAACGCTGGTTTGTGAAAG TGACTCAAGAGACCTACAAGAAGCTATGTCTGATAAGCATCCTAACAGCTCCAAGTCTTGGGGAAGAG GTCAGAAAAACTGA